The following proteins are encoded in a genomic region of Coffea eugenioides isolate CCC68of chromosome 6, Ceug_1.0, whole genome shotgun sequence:
- the LOC113774910 gene encoding uncharacterized protein LOC113774910, translated as MAIHKTQRGKPLQRPPSRSSILIILTATVGCIAVFYIASSFSSTKGFFYSITETSIQSSNARNHRDSEKYLYWGNRIDCPGKHCESCEGLGHQESSLRCALEEAMYLQRTLVMPSRMCINPIHNKKGILHQSNDASSEERWAASSCAMDSLYDLDLISGTVPVILDNSKEWHRVLLTSMKLGSRGIANVQGVSREDLGSKSSYSNILLINRTASHLSWFMECKDRNNRNAILLSYSFLPSMASKKLRNAAEKIKVLLGDYDAIHVRRGDKLKTRKDRFGVVRSLHPHLDRDTRPEFISCRIAKWVPPGRTLFIASNERTPGFFAPLASRYKLAYASNYSSILDPVVENNYQLFMVERVIMTGARTFIKTFKVDDNDLSLTDDPKKNTKAWQIPVYTLDIREC; from the exons ATGGCGATCCACAAAACCCAGAGAGGAAAGCCTCTCCAGAGGCCACCTTCTAGATCTTCCATTCTTATAATCCTTACAGCTACAGTTGGCTGCATTGCTGTTTTCTACATTGCATCTTCTTTCTCTTCcacaaaagggtttttttattCCATCACAGAAACGAGTATACAGAGCAGCAATGCTAGGAATCATAGAGATTCTGAGAAGTATTTGTATTGGGGCAATAGAATTGACTGTCCCGGGAAGCATTGTGAGTCTTGTGAAGGCCTTGGTCACCAAGAGTCCAGCCTCAGGTGTGCTCTTGAGGAGGCGATGTATCTTCAGAG AACCTTGGTAATGCCTTCTAGAATGTGCATCAATCCAATACACAATAAGAAAGGGATTCTTCACCAGTCCAATGATGCCAGTTCAGAAGAAAG gTGGGCAGCTAGCTCTTGTGCAATGGATTCCTTGTATGATCTTGATCTCATATCTGGAACAGTACCTGTAATTTTGGATAACTCAAAAGAATGGCATCGGGTGCTATTAACAAGCATGAAATTAGGATCCAGAGGGATCGCCAATGTGCAAGGAGTTAGCCGGGAGGATCTTGGATCAAAAAGTTCGTATTCGAATATTTTACTCATAAATCGAACAGCCAGTCATCTATCATG GTTCATGGAGTGCAAGGATCGGAATAACCGTAATGCTATTCTCTTGTCAtattcttttcttccttcaatGGCTAGCAAGAAGTTGCGGAATGCAGCAGAAAAG ATTAAGGTGCTTCTTGGTGATTATGATGCTATCCATGTCAGACGAGGTGATAAACTGAAAACTCGTAAGGATAGGTTTGGTGTTGTTCGGTCTTTGCATCCTCATCTTGACAGGGATACCCGTCCAGAATTTATTTCGTGCCGAATTGCAAAATGGGTCCCACCGGGACGAACTCTTTTCATTGCTTCAAATGAGAGAACCCCAGGTTTCTTTGCCCCACTTGCATCAAG GTATAAATTGGCATACGCATCAAATTATAGCAGCATTTTGGATCCAGTGGTCGAGAACAACTATCAACTCTTTATGGTAGAGAGAGTAATCATGACGGGAGCCAGGACATTCATTAAAACGTTCAAGGTAGACGACAATGATCTTAGCCTCACAGACGATCCGAAAAAGAATACCAAGGCATGGCAGATACCTGTTTATACACTGGACATAAGAGAATGCTGA